The stretch of DNA TAGCTATATTTCAGCATCATGAAAGATTAGACGGAAGCGGGTATCCCTTTGGAGAACAAAGCAGTAAAATAAATACCTTCGCAAAAATTATTGCCGTAGCTGATACATTTCACGCCATGAGCAGCAATAGGCTTTACCGAGGAAAGCAATCTCCATTCAAAGTACTAGAAATGATGCTACAAGATATGTTTGGAAAATATGATATTGCAGCAATGAATGCAATAGGATCTGGCTTCATGACTTTCTCAATAGGGAGCAGTGTAAAGCTTTCTAATGGGCAAATTGCAGAAATTCTTTTTATTGAAGAGAAATCACCAACTAGGCCTCTTGTGAAAATTAAAAATACAGAGGAAATCCTTCATTTAGAAAAAAATCGCCAACTATATATTGATGAAGTATTGAAATAAAAGTATTAAATTATAATTTCGCTACACTCTGAGACCGTTAATATACGGTCTTTTATTTTTTATGAGGCGATACGAATCCTTTTTAAAAAAACACTTGAAAAAATAATACTATCCTGATATACTTATTCAAGTCAGCAAGAGAAAATGATATTCTTTAATAAAGAATTCTTTTAAAAAAGTGTTGACATTGTATATGTAAAAATGATATATTGATAAAGTCGCTTCTGAGCGATGATATTGATAGAAACATTGTTCTTTGAAAACTGAACGAACAAAAACGTCAACGTTAATTCAAAGTCTTTTTATAAGACATTTTTAAGAGCTAATCTTACTCTTTATTGGAGAGTTTGATCCTGGCTCAGGACGAACGCTGGCGGCGTGCCTAATACATGCAAGTCGAGCGGACTTGTGAGAGCTTGCTCTCGCAAGTTAGCGGCGGACGGGTGAGTAACACGTGGGCAACCTGCCTGTAAGACTGGGATAACTTCGGGAAACCGGAGCTAATACCGGATAATTCTTTTCTACACATGTAGGAAAGCTGAAAGATGGCTTCGGCTATCACTTACAGATGGGCCCGCGGCGCATTAGCTAGTTGGTGAGGTAACGGCTCACCAAGGCAACGATGCGTAGCCGACCTGAGAGGGTGATCGGCCACACTGGGACTGAGACACGGCCCAGACTCCTACGGGAGGCAGCAGTAGGGAATCTTCCGCAATGGACGAAAGTCTGACGGAGCAACGCCGCGTGAGTGATGAAGGTTTTCGGATCGTAAAACTCTGTTGTTAGGGAAGAACAAGTACCGTTCGAATAGGGCGGTACCTTGACGGTACCTAACCAGAAAGCCACGGCTAACTACGTGCCAGCAGCCGCGGTAATACGTAGGTGGCAAGCGTTGTCCGGAATTATTGGGCGTAAAGCGCGCGCAGGTGGTTCCTTAAGTCTGATGTGAAAGCCCACGGCTCAACCGTGGAGGGTCATTGGAAACTGGGGAACTTGAGTGCAGAAGAGGAAAGTGGAATTCCACGTGTAGCGGTGAAATGCGTAGAGATGTGGAGGAACACCAGTGGCGAAGGCGACTTTCTGGTCTGTAACTGACACTGAGGCGCGAAAGCGTGGGGAGCGAACAGGATTAGATACCCTGGTAGTCCACGCCGTAAACGATGAGTGCTAAGTGTTAGGGGGTTTCCGCCCCTTAGTGCTGCAGCTAACGCATTAAGCACTCCGCCTGGGGAGTACGGCCGCAAGGCTGAAACTCAAAGGAATTGACGGGGGCCCGCACAAGCGGTGGAGCATGTGGTTTAATTCGAAGCAACGCGAAGAACCTTACCAGGTCTTGACATCCTCTGCCAACCCTAGAGATAGGGCGTTCCCCTTCGGGGGACAGAGTGACAGGTGGTGCATGGTTGTCGTCAGCTCGTGTCGTGAGATGTTGGGTTAAGTCCCGCAACGAGCGCAACCCTTGATCTTAGTTGCCAGCATTCAGTTGGGCACTCTAAGGTGACTGCCGGTGACAAACCGGAGGAAGGTGGGGATGACGTCAAATCATCATGCCCCTTATGACCTGGGCTACACACGTGCTACAATGGATGGTACAAAGGGCTGCGAGACCGCGAGGTTAAGCGAATCCCATAAAACCATTCTCAGTTCGGATTGCAGGCTGCAACTCGCCTGCATGAAGCCGGAATCGCTAGTAATCGCGGATCAGCATGCCGCGGTGAATACGTTCCCGGGCCTTGTACACACCGCCCGTCACACCACGAGAGTTTGTAACACCCGAAGTCGGTGGGGTAACCGTAAGGAGCCAGCCGCCTAAGGTGGGACAGATGATTGGGGTGAAGTCGTAACAAGGTAGCCGTATCGGAAGGTGCGGCTGGATCACCTCCTTTCTAAGGATATATAGAAGTATTTCATACTTCTTAAATAAGACGTTTCTTGTTCGTTCAGTTTTGAGAGAATAATGCTTTCTCTATGAAAATAAAATAATCATTTGAGAAACGAGAAGCAACGCTTTTTGTTTATCAAATCCGTTATATGGGCCTATAGCTCAGCTGGTTAGAGCGCACGCCTGATAAGCGTGAGGTCGATGGTTCGAGTCCATTTAGGCCCACCATTTCAAATAACGGGGCCTTAGCTCAGCTGGGAGAGCGCCTGCCTTGCACGCAGGAGGTCAGCGGTTCGATCCCGCTAGGCTCCACCATAACGAATCTACTATTCGTTATTTTTTTCGCTCAAATTGTTCCTTGAAAACTAGATAATGAAATGAAGAAGAATAACCGAGTAATCGCCATTTTAGTTTTCTCTCTTAATTTAGAAATAAAGTAAGAGTACAAACCATGAGGACAACGTTAATCGTTGACCGAAGTAGGTTAAGTTAGAAAGGGCGCACGGTGAATGCCTAGGCACTAGGAGCCGATGAAGGACGGGACTAACACCGATATGCTTCGGGGAGCTGTAAGTAAGCTTTGATCCGGAGATTTCCGAATGGGGGAACCCCCTATCCGTAATGGGATAGGATCTTTACCTGAATACATAGGGTATTGAAGGCAGACCCGGGGAACTGAAACATCTAAGTACCCGGAGGAAGAGAAAGCAAACGCGATTCCCTGAGTAGCGGCGAGCGAAACGGGATTAGCCCAAACCAAGAGGCTTGCCTCTTGGGGTTGTAGGACACTCTACACGGAGTTACAAAGGAACGAGGTAAATGAACAGGTCTGGAAAGGCCGGCCATAGAAGGTAAAAGCCCTGTAGTTGAAACTTCGTTCCCTCCAGAGTGGATCCTGAGTACGGCGGGACACGTGAAATCCCGTCGGAAGCAGGGAGGACCATCTCCCAAGGCTAAATACTCCCTAGTGACCGATAGTGAACCAGTACCGTGAGGGAAAGGTGAAAAGCACCCCGGAAGGGGAGTGAAAGAGATCCTGAAACCGTGTGCCTACAAGTAGTCAGAGCCCATTAACGGGTGATGGCGTGCCTTTTGTAGAATGAACCGGCGAGTTACGATTACATGCGAGGTTAAGTTGAAGAGACGGAGCCGCAGCGAAAGCGAGTCTGAATAGGGCGAATGAGTATGTGGTCGTAGACCCGAAACCAGGTGACCTACCCATGTCCAGGTTGAAGTCCAGGTAACACTGGATGGAGGACCGAACCCACGCACGTTGAAAAGTGCGGGGATGAGGTGTGGGTAGCGGAGAAATTCCAATCGAACTTGGAGATAGCTGGTTCTCTCCGAAATAGCTTTAGGGCTAGCCTCATGTAGTAAGAGTCTTGGAGGTAGAGCACTGTTTGGACTAGGGGCCCTCATCGGGTTACCGAATTCAGACAAACTCCGAATGCCAAAGACTTATCCATGGGAGTCAGACTGCGAGTGATAAGATCCGTAGTCAAGAGGGAAACAGCCCAGACCACCAGCTAAGGTCCCAAAGTATACGTTAAGTGGAAAAGGATGTGGAGTTGCTTAGACAACCAGGATGTTGGCTTAGAAGCAGCCACCATTTAAAGAGTGCGTAATAGCTCACTGGTCGAGTGACTCTGCGCCGAAAATGTACCGGGGCTAAACGTATCACCGAAGCTGTGGATTGACATCTACGATGTCAGTGGTAGGAGAGCGTTCTAAGGGCGTTGAAGCTAGACCGTAAGGACTGGTGGAGCGCTTAGAAGTGAGAATGCCGGTATGAGTAGCGAAAGATGGGTGAGAATCCCATCCACCGAATGCCTAAGGTTTCCTGAGGAAGGCTCGTCCGCTCAGGGTTAGTCGGGACCTAAGCCGAGGCTGAAAAGCGTAGGCGATGGACAACAGGTTGATATTCCTGTACCACCTCTTTACCGTTTGAGCAATGGGGGGACGCAGGAGGATAGGGTAAGCGCGCTGCTGGAATAGCGCGTCCAAGCAGTTAGGCTGCAAGCGAGGCAAATCCCGCTTGCATAAAGGCTGAGCTGTGACGGCGAGGGAAATAAAGTACCGAAGTTCCTGAATCCACACTGCCAAGAAAAGCCTCTAGCGAGGGAAAAGGTGCCCGTACCGCAAACCGACACAGGTAGGCGAGGAGAGAATCCTAAGGTGAGCGAGAGAACTCTCGTTAAGGAACTCGGCAAAATCACCCCGTAACTTCGGGAGAAGGGGTGCTCATTTGGGTGAATAGCCCGGATGAGCCGCAGTGAATAGGCCCAGGCGACTGTTTAGCAAAAACACAGGTCTCTGCGAAGCCGTAAGGCGAAGTATAGGGGCTGACGCCTGCCCGGTGCTGGAAGGTTAAGAGGAGGGGTTAGCGCAAGCGAAGCTCTGAATTGAAGCCCCAGTAAACGGCGGCCGTAACTATAACGGTCCTAAGGTAGCGAAATTCCTTGTCGGGTAAGTTCCGACCCGCACGAAAGGCGTAACGATCTGGGCACTGTCTCAACGAGAGACTCGGTGAAATTATAGTACCTGTGAAGATGCAGGTTACCCGCGACAGGACGGAAAGACCCCGTGGAGCTTTACTGTAGCCTGATATTGAATTTCGGTACAGCTTGTACAGGATAGGTAGGAGCCTTGGAAGCCGGAGCGCTAGCTTCGGTGGAGGCATCGGTGGGATACTACCCTGGCTGTATTGAAATTCTAACCCGCACCCCTGATCGGGGTGGGAGACAGTGTCAGGTGGGCAGTTTGACTGGGGCGGTCGCCTCCTAAAAAGTAACGGAGGCGCCCAAAGGTTCCCTCAGAATGGTTGGAAATCATTCGAAGAGTGTAAAGGCATAAGGGAGCTTGACTGCGAGACCTACAAGTCGAGCAGGGACGAAAGTCGGGCTTAGTGATCCGGTGGTTCCGCATGGAAGGGCCATCGCTCAACGGATAAAAGCTACCCCGGGGATAACAGGCTTATCTCCCCCAAGAGTCCACATCGACGGGGAGGTTTGGCACCTCGATGTCGGCTCATCGCATCCTGGGGCTGTAGTCGGTCCCAAGGGTTGGGCTGTTCGCCCATTAAAGCGGTACGCGAGCTGGGTTCAGAACGTCGTGAGACAGTTCGGTCCCTATCCGTCGTGGGCGCAGGAAATTTGAGAGGAGCTGTCCTTAGTACGAGAGGACCGGGATGGACGCACCGCTGGTGTACCAGTTGTTCTGCCAAGAGCATCGCTGGGTAGCTATGTGCGGAAGGGATAAGTGCTGAAAGCATCTAAGCATGAAGCCCCCCTCGAGATGAGATTTCCCATAGCGTCAAGCTAGTAAGACCCCTGAAAGATGATCAGGTTGATAGGTTTGAGGTGGAAGCGTGGTGACACGTGGAGCTGACAAATACTAATCGGTCGAGGACTTAACCAAATTGATTACTCGAATTCTTCTTCAACATTATCTAGTTTTGAGGGAACAAAACCTCAATTTTATACAGTTTGGTGGCGATAGCGAGAAGGTCACACCCGTTCCCATCCCGAACACGGAAGTTAAGCTTCTCAGCGCCAATGGTAGTTAGGGGCTGTCCCCTTGTGAGAGTAGGACGTCGCCAAGCAAAACGAAGAACAGCTAAATGAGGCTGTTCTTTTTTATTTATGTTCGAAGAACATTTAAAAATTTGTATAAAAATGAGAAGAAATTTAGAAAGCAAACCCCGAGGGTTTGAAGAAGCAAGGGAGTGACGCCCGGAATGTGCGATGCACATGAGGACGGAACGAACGCAGCTGACGCAGAGATTCGCCGCTTATTCAAAGCCGAGGCAGAACACGGAAGTTAAGCTTCGGCGCCGGTGGTAGTTAGAGTTGTCCCCTTGTGAGAATAGGCCATTGCCAAGCAAAATGGAAGAGTATCCAATGGGTACTCTTATTTGTTTTATTATGTATCATGACAATTTACCTTTTAAAAATTGATAAATTAAAAAAGGTCCCTTCTTAGAGGTAATATTTAAGAAAGATTGTATGAATGGATAATCTTGATTAGGCATCATTTTAATAAGCTCACTCCACCATTCTGTTTCATATCTGGAAATCATGCTTAAATTGTAAAGTAATAAATAATGGATCAGTAATTCAGGATAGTTGTTCAAAACACTTTTTGTTGTTGGAAAGTTAATTTCAAGGTTTTCTAGATTATATTTAAAAGGGAGAAACTCTACATTATCTAAAGTATTGAGAGAAAAATTGATAAATTGATCATTCGATTCTTGCAGTATTATTAGATCTGCCATATCAGTTTTCAAAAAATCAGTAAAACGAGATTCAGTCATATGGTAATGATCTAAAATGATTTTTGGCAGAGATAACAAATCATCATTTCGTTTAATTTGTAAAAAAGTATTTTTTCCTTTTGTTTGAGAAAACATCAGAGAAAGTTCAGGTATTTGTGAAAGCAGCTCTTGCATGGTTATTTTTTC from Cytobacillus dafuensis encodes:
- a CDS encoding YaaC family protein, whose product is MLDFKNWDSFLYFFSASSSQSFLKKCYKLRSTDLAEQKSYENCYPFIYYLEHGQIYYNQAKNAPLIIQPILLFYGLVHLIKACILTIDPNYPESTTVLAHGVSTRKRKKQQYHFFLDEVKIQKSGLLPYMGEKMFHMKHLEGEKITMQELLSQIPELSLMFSQTKGKNTFLQIKRNDDLLSLPKIILDHYHMTESRFTDFLKTDMADLIILQESNDQFINFSLNTLDNVEFLPFKYNLENLEINFPTTKSVLNNYPELLIHYLLLYNLSMISRYETEWWSELIKMMPNQDYPFIQSFLNITSKKGPFLIYQFLKGKLS